A genome region from Chthonomonas sp. includes the following:
- a CDS encoding ABC transporter substrate-binding protein: MAIFGAFMAGCGPKGEETTASGGGTSTASGGSETMKRKAVTAEGVKVEGDVIKIGIVASSTGELKPWGEDSARGAQMAVDEINAAGGIGGKKVQMLIGDSQSKAEQAKTAAEKLLGDGVIALVGEVASGFTIQMAKVAYDKAVPVISVGATRTDLTDEGNHVFRVCYTDDFQGPLMAKFAYEELGLKNVALMTDQKQPYSQYLSKSFGEKFKALGGTIVGEESYESGQTQFSPQLTSLKAKNPDGLFLSGYFTEVGPIAQQAVQAGLKVKMLGGDGWDSSQLLTSGGDAILGGFFCNHYNNKETRPEVKTFLDKWKAKFGQEPGTTMAALGYDAMALTLDALKRAKTMDSKALITAIDETVDFPGVSGKITLKGANGNPEKRALVVEVRPMSEGFQVFRKAYEPGDL, from the coding sequence ATGGCTATCTTCGGCGCCTTCATGGCTGGCTGCGGACCCAAGGGCGAAGAAACCACCGCCTCGGGCGGCGGTACCAGCACCGCCAGCGGCGGAAGCGAAACCATGAAGCGCAAAGCCGTCACGGCGGAAGGCGTGAAGGTTGAAGGCGACGTCATCAAGATCGGCATCGTCGCTTCGTCCACCGGCGAACTCAAGCCTTGGGGCGAAGATTCGGCGCGCGGCGCGCAAATGGCGGTTGACGAAATCAACGCCGCGGGCGGCATCGGTGGCAAGAAGGTTCAAATGCTCATCGGCGACAGCCAAAGCAAGGCCGAACAAGCCAAGACCGCGGCCGAAAAGCTGCTCGGCGACGGCGTGATCGCGCTGGTTGGCGAAGTCGCTTCTGGCTTCACCATTCAAATGGCGAAGGTCGCCTACGACAAGGCCGTGCCCGTCATTAGCGTCGGTGCGACCCGCACCGACCTCACCGACGAAGGCAACCACGTGTTCCGCGTGTGCTACACCGACGACTTTCAAGGCCCGCTTATGGCTAAGTTTGCCTACGAAGAACTTGGTCTGAAGAACGTCGCCCTGATGACGGACCAAAAGCAGCCGTACAGCCAGTATCTTTCGAAGAGTTTCGGCGAAAAGTTCAAGGCGCTCGGCGGCACGATCGTCGGCGAAGAAAGCTACGAAAGCGGCCAAACCCAATTCAGCCCGCAACTCACCTCGCTCAAGGCCAAGAATCCGGACGGACTCTTCCTGAGCGGTTACTTCACCGAAGTCGGCCCGATCGCACAACAAGCGGTCCAAGCCGGCCTGAAGGTGAAGATGCTCGGCGGCGACGGTTGGGATAGCTCGCAGCTGCTAACCAGCGGCGGCGACGCGATCCTCGGCGGCTTCTTCTGCAACCACTACAACAACAAGGAAACTCGACCCGAAGTCAAGACATTCCTTGACAAGTGGAAGGCGAAGTTTGGCCAAGAGCCCGGCACCACCATGGCCGCTCTCGGCTACGATGCGATGGCCCTGACGCTCGACGCGCTGAAGCGCGCCAAGACGATGGACTCGAAGGCCCTGATCACGGCAATTGACGAAACCGTGGACTTCCCCGGCGTGAGCGGCAAGATCACTCTGAAGGGTGCCAACGGCAACCCGGAAAAGCGCGCCCTCGTGGTTGAGGTTCGCCCGATGTCGGAAGGCTTCCAAGTTTTCCGCAAGGCATACGAGCCCGGCGATCTCTAA